The proteins below come from a single Chrysoperla carnea chromosome 1, inChrCarn1.1, whole genome shotgun sequence genomic window:
- the LOC123291092 gene encoding transcription factor Sox-14-like, with the protein MLNKFDINTVLSNNSHYHNQIFINKQLITSSTMQSQQQSHQQNSEHIKRPMNAFMVWSRGQRRKMAQENPKMHNSEISKRLGAEWKLLSESEKRPFIDEAKRLRALHMKEHPDYKYRPRRKPKTLVNKKEHKYGFSMSPILSPTNMESVHSLQRNILPPLPPSGPHPPPHPILNPDSEAMKMQRTLFTPFPYPLYPLKMSSDDTSTKMAADLALLYNSSIYSQTMAAAAAAGWPTTLSHPCMVSCGCPMQSSNISQPPQQQRPQTPNNRSPSPDVVSTDSPTSGVIKRPIAYVLVKPDETYRRPEASLSPLGAHIPQHVI; encoded by the exons ATGTTAAATAAGTTTGATATAAATACAGTTTTAAGTAACAATAGTCATTATCATaatcaaatattcataaataagcAGTTAATAACATCATCAACAATGCAATCGCAACAACAGTCGCATCAACAAAATTCGGAGCATATAAAGCGACCAATGAATGCGTTTATGGTATGGTCACGAGGACAACGTCGTAAAATGGCACAAGAAAATCCAAAAATGCATAATTCAGAAATATCGAAACGTTTGGGTGCGGAATGGAAATTGTTAAGTGAATCTGAAAAACGACCATTTATTGATGAAGCCAAACGATTAAg AGCGTTGCATATGAAAGAACATCCCGACTACAAATACCGTCCTCGCCGGAAGCCGAAAACATTAGTTAACAAAAAGGAGCATAAATACGGATTTTCAATGTCACCAATATTATCTCCAACAAATATGGAATCTGTACATTCGTTACAACGTAATATACTACCTCCTTTACCACCAAGTGGTCCTCATCCGCCACCACACCCGATTTTAAATCCAGATTCTGAGGCAATGAAAATGCAACGtacattgtttacaccgtttcCTTATCCATTGTACCCTTTGAAAATGTCCTCTGATGATACGAGTACAAAAATGGCCGCAGATCTCGCACTTCTGTATAATAGTTCAATTTATTCACAAACAATGGCGGCGGCCGCAGCGGCAGGTTGGCCGACAACATTATCCCATCCATGTATGGTTTCATGCGGATGTCCAATGCAAAGTTCGAATATTTCACAACCACCCCAACAACAACGCCCACAAACTCCAAATAATAGATCGCCTAGTCCCGACGTAGTTTCCACAGACTCACCAACAAGTGGTGTTATTAAACGTCCAATTGCCTATGTACTTGTAAAACCTGATGAAACGTATCGACGACCTGAAGCAAGTTTATCTCCACTTGGAGCACATATTCCACAACATGTTATTTGA